The genomic region CTCGTCAGTTACAGCGATGCCGTTTTTGTTAATCAGCAGCATACTTTCATGCCCTAATCTCTGCTTTTCCTTTGAAAGCATCGCCACTGCCTTAGAGTAATCGCCATTCGGATCCTGCAGCACCCTCATTTCTTCCGATGAAGCCATATAACTCAGTATATTCAGATGATTCTGTATACTGTCCCTTATTGTTAATGAAGCTTCCATCGCATATTTGGGCATTGTATCGCCGAGGACCCTGATTAAGGATTTTGAAGAGGCAAAATATGAAACAGTTCCAAAAGCCACACATACAATCAGAAGCAAAAGGCCAAAGGAAAAAATAATTCTTGAACCTATACTTTTCATTTACCCCACCCAAACCCTTTCTTTCGTATTTAAGCAACAAACTTAAGCCATATTATATTTACTCTTTTTTGCTTTACTATAAACATGCTTTCGGGACATACAAAATTACAGTACATTCACTATATCTTTTTCGGCGGATTTTAATTAAAGTTTTAAATAACTGACAAAAATCCAAACTAAAAGACTTTTTTTTGCAGAACATCAACAAAAAGGGGTGCCATAGCACCCCTCATATATTTTATTTCATTACCGCAATCAACTTTTGCTAATCCAGTATTCCGCTCCTTTTTACAGCTTCAATTGCCTTTTTAATATCCTCTATATCCTGAACCAGTGCAATGCGTACATGCCCCTCTCCCGAAGGCCCGAAAGCACTTCCCGGGGTTACCATTACGCCAGCACGGTTGAGCATGTCCATTGCAAAATCAATGGATTTTTCATATTTCGGAGGAATTGGCGCCCAAACAAACATTGTTGCTTCGGGTTTTTTCATATGCCAGCCTATGCTGTTAAAACCGTCACAAAGGATATTTCTTCTTATTTCATAAGCCTCCCTGGTTCTCGACACACAGCTTTGATCGCCCGTAATGGCCGCAATGGCAGCCTTTTGAATTGGTATGAACATACCGTAATCAAGATTTGATTTTAACATTTTAAGGCGTGAAACAACCTCTTTGTTACCTACACAGAATCCGATTCTCGCACCGGCTATTCCATAGGTTTTCGACAGTGAGTTAAACTCAACGCCTACATCCTTCGCGCCGGGGTAGGCAAGGAAACTTCCCCCTCTTTTATTGTCAAAAACCAAATCACTGTAGGCATTGTCATGAAGCACAATTATATCATATTCCTTTGCAAAAGCTATAAGCTCATGGTAAAACTCATCAGGAGCAACTGCCGTGGTAGGATTGTTAGGGTATGATACTATCATAAGTTTTGCCAGCCTGGCAATATCCTCAGGAATATCCTTAAGATTTACAATATAACCGTTCTCCCGCTTCTGAGGCATATAATACAGTTTTGCTCCTGCCATACGCGGTCCGTCGGCAAATATCGGATAGCACGGATCTGGTATAAGGACCAAATCCCCCTCATCCACAACCGTCATTGATATAAGAGGAAATCCCTCCTGAGATCCCATGAGGGAACAGATTTCGGTTTTCGGATCCAAATCCACGCCATACCTGTTCTTATACCATTTACTCACAGCTTCAAGCAATTCCGGCAAATCGCTTATCGCATAGGTATAATTTCTTTCATCCGCAGCGGCGGCACATAAAGCATCCAATATATGCCTTGCGGGGGCAATATTCGGAGAACCTACGCTTAAATCTATAACCTGTTCTCCCCTTGCCAACTTTTCCCTTTTTATTTCCAGCAGTTTGGCAAATATACCCTCATTCAACTGATCGATACGTTTTGAAAATTTCATATAAACCACCCCGATAAATTTAAAACAAATCTCCTGCGAACCATCAACCTGCTGCATATATAGAATAAATTTTAATATAACTGTCCATACTTGGCAACTTAAACCTCTGGCCTTACGCTGTCATCCCGCAGCCCGAAAGAAAACATATTTTAGTGACAAAACAAATGCCGCAAAATTTATGACATTACAGTACCTTTGACAAAAATTCTCTTGTCCTGGGATGCTTCGGATTTGTAAAAATCTCTTCAGGAGTGCCTTCTTCAAGGATTTTTCCTTCGTCCATAAACAAAACCCTTGTAGCAACTTCTCTTGCAAATCCCATTTCATGGGTGACAATAACCATTGTCATTCCCTCTTCCGCCACCTGCCTTATAAGTTCCAGTACCTCTTTTACCATTTCCGGGTCGAGAGCCGATGTAGGTTCATCAAACAGCATCACTTTAGGATTCATAGCAAGGGCACGGATTATCGCTATTCTTTGCTTCTGACCTCCCGAAAGAGTGGACGGATAAACATTGGCTTTGTCCTCAAGTCCAATTCTTTTCAGAAGCCGCATCGCATTATCCCTTGCTTCGGCTTTAATTTTTGCCGGCGTCGTGTTTATTTCGTAAAGCGGTTTTTTGTTCTTTGCAAACAGATTGCCTATTTTAATAAAAAAATTTCTAACCTTTTTCTTCCGAAGCTCAGAAATGCCTATATGCACCGGCGCAAGCATAATATTTTCAAGCACTGTTTTGTTATTGAACAGATTAAACTGCTGAAAAACCATTCCCATGTGCCTGCGGTGGATATTTATGTCAACCCTCATATCGGCAATATCCACGCCTTCAAAGATTATAGAACCGCTTGTAGGATCCTCCAAACAGTTGAGACAGCGCAGAAAGGTGCTTTTTCCGCTACCCGAAGGTCCGATTATGGCTATTTTTTCGCCTTTCTTAATTGAAACAGTTATTCCCTTCAATACTTCCACTTTACCGTAACTTTTATGTAAGTCAATTACGTCTATCACTTTTCCTGAGGCTCCTTTCCATGATCCTTACAAACAGCGCTATAATCATGACCATAACAATATAAATCAACGCCATGACAAGATACGGGACCATAAATTCATAGCTGTTGGTTCCTATGAAATTGAAAGCGACATATAAATCCGCAGCCCCTACAAAACTTACAACCGACGTTTCCTTAATCAGCGCTATAAATTCATTTCCCAGCGTCGGCAATATGTTTTTTACCGCCTGCGGTACCACAATTTTCACCATCGTTGTTCCATAACTTAACCCCAGGGCGCGACCTGCTTCCATCTGGCCTGGATCAACCGACATTATACCGCTTCTCATGATTTCAGACACATACGCCCCGCTGTTAAGTCCAAAAACAATAACACAGACATTAAGCGGAGGTATATTTATCTTTACCAACGGCAGAACCACATAGTATGCCACCAGCAACTGCACCACAATGGGAGAACCCCTGAACAGTCCCACATAAAACCTGCATATTGTATCAAGTATTCTCGGAAGTTTCTTGTATTTCGGAAATACCTCTATAATGGCTATAATTGTTCCGATGATAATTCCAATAGCCAGTCCCGCAACCGCTATATACAACGTATTTTTCAGGCCGGTCAGTACTTTTGTGTAACCGCCATTTTCATAAAAAATTTCCCAGAATTTTTCAAGCTTTCTTCCAAAGTTTCCCATACCATATCCCTTATCAGTAATAATTTACATCATTATAACAGCCACAACAGCGGTTTATCAATGCATTTTTTATATATAAAATCAAATATTTTGCCTTCACCCGGGTGCAAAAACCGGTAACCGACAAATATTAAAAACGGTCTGTATTTCCTTCCAATTCCGTATAAACGCATAAAGGGTCAGTTGGAAAAACATCCAGCCTGACCCTGCCACCAGGCAAAAGTTATCTTTTTCAGTTTAGCTCATTAATTGCTTTCACTATAAATTCCGCAGGTGCTTCATCAATTATTACGAAATCCACATTTCCGTTAAGCATGTCCTGAACGGCCAAGGCTCCCGAACTGTAACCCACACATGTAACGTTAAAACCGCTGAAACCCCATTCTTCATCGCCTTCAACATAGAATTGCGCGGTAGTACCGTTCTGCACTCCAACTTTAGTATCTTTTCCCATGCCTGAAAGAATTGCCTCAACATCTTCGGCGGTTTTACAGTTATCAAATGTCGTATCATTCTCTTTCACTATAATCTTTTGCGACGCGTTATAATATTTGTCCGAAAAGTTTACATACTCTTTCCGGTCTTCTTTAATCGTGAGCCCTGCCATTGCAATATCGGCCTTTCCCTGCCCTACCGCCAGACAAACGGCATCAAAATCCATATTGCTGATTACAAGCTCTTTTCCGAGACGCTCTGCCAGAAGTCTGGCAATTTCCATATCGATACCGTAATATTTGTTGCCCTTCATGTATTCAAAGGGCTCAAAGGCTGCATTTGTAGCAACCACAAGCTGATCTTTCGACGGATTCAGCTCTGCCGATTCCACCGGCTCAGGTTCACCGTCACCGAAATATTTATTTAATATCTCATCAAATGTGCCGTCGGACATTATATCAGCTATAAGCTTGTTTACTTCCTCAAGAAGTTTGGGATCACTTTTATTCACCCCGAATGCATATTCTTCCTGAGTTAACGGAATATCAATAACCTTCACCTTTTGGCTTTTGCTTTCCGAACTACAGCCCGAAAACACTGCAGCAACCGTCGCCACAATCATTATAACCGTCAAAAGTTTTATAATTTTTTTCATTCATTTACTCCCCCTGTAATTGAATATTTATGTATAATTATAAATTGTTTTTGTATATTTATAAATTTACAGTATAAATATGCATTTGTCAATAGTTTTATAAAAATTTTTCATAAGTTTTGAACTTCTATTTACCGGTGAAATCCCGGGTTGAAATATTTAATAACGCTTTTGGATTGTAAGCTTATAATTTAATGGTATAAATATACATATGATATAAAAGCAATACAATTGACAAGCCATTATTTTAAATGATATTATTATTATGCCAACAATTGCTCCCCGGAAATGATCATGTCAAAAATATGCCTTGCCGTTTCATATGTGCCGGCTAATCTTTCGTGCAGGAGGATTAGAAATGATAGGCATGGTAATAGCTGACGACGAACTTATTATAAGACAGGGGCTTACGTCAATTGACTGGAACAGGTATGGGATTATGGTTCTTGGTACAGCGGAAAACGGCAACGAAGCGCTTTCGATAATAATTTCCAAGCACCCGCAGATTTTAATAACCGATATCCGAATGCCCGGTATGGACGGTCTGAAGCTAATAGAAGCCGCAAAAGAACAGGTCCCTGAAATTCAGTCAATCCTCCTGACAGGATATGAAGATTTCAACTATGCAAAAACTGCCATCAGCCTGGGAGCGATAGATTACATCCTCAAACCTTCTGATCCCGATGAAATAATAGAAGCGGTTTTAAAAGCGAAAAGCAAAATCGACGAAATCATTCAGCTGCGAAATCTTGGAAACCAGTGTAAACAGCGGAAAATCAACAACAGAATTGTACGGGAAGTACTGGATTATATCGAAAATCATTATTCCGAAGACATCAGCCTTTTTA from Thermoclostridium stercorarium subsp. stercorarium DSM 8532 harbors:
- a CDS encoding aminotransferase class I/II-fold pyridoxal phosphate-dependent enzyme; its protein translation is MKFSKRIDQLNEGIFAKLLEIKREKLARGEQVIDLSVGSPNIAPARHILDALCAAAADERNYTYAISDLPELLEAVSKWYKNRYGVDLDPKTEICSLMGSQEGFPLISMTVVDEGDLVLIPDPCYPIFADGPRMAGAKLYYMPQKRENGYIVNLKDIPEDIARLAKLMIVSYPNNPTTAVAPDEFYHELIAFAKEYDIIVLHDNAYSDLVFDNKRGGSFLAYPGAKDVGVEFNSLSKTYGIAGARIGFCVGNKEVVSRLKMLKSNLDYGMFIPIQKAAIAAITGDQSCVSRTREAYEIRRNILCDGFNSIGWHMKKPEATMFVWAPIPPKYEKSIDFAMDMLNRAGVMVTPGSAFGPSGEGHVRIALVQDIEDIKKAIEAVKRSGILD
- a CDS encoding amino acid ABC transporter ATP-binding protein, producing MIDVIDLHKSYGKVEVLKGITVSIKKGEKIAIIGPSGSGKSTFLRCLNCLEDPTSGSIIFEGVDIADMRVDINIHRRHMGMVFQQFNLFNNKTVLENIMLAPVHIGISELRKKKVRNFFIKIGNLFAKNKKPLYEINTTPAKIKAEARDNAMRLLKRIGLEDKANVYPSTLSGGQKQRIAIIRALAMNPKVMLFDEPTSALDPEMVKEVLELIRQVAEEGMTMVIVTHEMGFAREVATRVLFMDEGKILEEGTPEEIFTNPKHPRTREFLSKVL
- a CDS encoding amino acid ABC transporter permease; the protein is MGNFGRKLEKFWEIFYENGGYTKVLTGLKNTLYIAVAGLAIGIIIGTIIAIIEVFPKYKKLPRILDTICRFYVGLFRGSPIVVQLLVAYYVVLPLVKINIPPLNVCVIVFGLNSGAYVSEIMRSGIMSVDPGQMEAGRALGLSYGTTMVKIVVPQAVKNILPTLGNEFIALIKETSVVSFVGAADLYVAFNFIGTNSYEFMVPYLVMALIYIVMVMIIALFVRIMERSLRKSDRRN
- a CDS encoding transporter substrate-binding domain-containing protein, translated to MKKIIKLLTVIMIVATVAAVFSGCSSESKSQKVKVIDIPLTQEEYAFGVNKSDPKLLEEVNKLIADIMSDGTFDEILNKYFGDGEPEPVESAELNPSKDQLVVATNAAFEPFEYMKGNKYYGIDMEIARLLAERLGKELVISNMDFDAVCLAVGQGKADIAMAGLTIKEDRKEYVNFSDKYYNASQKIIVKENDTTFDNCKTAEDVEAILSGMGKDTKVGVQNGTTAQFYVEGDEEWGFSGFNVTCVGYSSGALAVQDMLNGNVDFVIIDEAPAEFIVKAINELN
- a CDS encoding response regulator transcription factor, which translates into the protein MIGMVIADDELIIRQGLTSIDWNRYGIMVLGTAENGNEALSIIISKHPQILITDIRMPGMDGLKLIEAAKEQVPEIQSILLTGYEDFNYAKTAISLGAIDYILKPSDPDEIIEAVLKAKSKIDEIIQLRNLGNQCKQRKINNRIVREVLDYIENHYSEDISLFTAAEHVHMNHVYLSRLFKKELGETFLENLTKYRLQKACELLSNSDYKIYEISSMVGIFDPGYFSQVFKKYYGLTPSEYRDKLSASKGV